One Elaeis guineensis isolate ETL-2024a chromosome 10, EG11, whole genome shotgun sequence genomic window carries:
- the LOC105052721 gene encoding pentatricopeptide repeat-containing protein At4g39530, giving the protein MTFKSIAVSAVASPVLRNPHVKRPQTLVHLLQSCISGQTHHLHLQPIHAQSIISGLRSDLFFNNLLLNGYSKSGLLGYAQELFERMPERNMISWSSMISMYTQHNREEEALCLFSSFRWSSSDRPNEFILASVLRACVQSEAFDHAAQVHGLVAKLGLDSDVFAGTALINFYTKIGGMDKAMLIFYELPVTNSVTWTAVITGYSQIGKSVTSLRLFNQMKESRVQPDRFVLSSVISACSALDFLEGGRQIHGYVCRNGTEMDVSINNVLIDLYCKCCKVRIARRLFDWMVVKNLVSWTTMIAGCMQNSFDLEAMNLFVEMSKLGWRPDGFACTSILTSCGSLMALQQGKQVHGYAIKAKLESDEYVNNGLIDMYAKCGSLVDARAVFDAMIEHNVISYNAMIEGYARHEELVEAFTLFNRMRSGSLHPSLLTYVSLLGLSASLSVIDLSKQIHCLVIKAGVALDLYAGSALVDVYSKCLCADDARAVFDEMDLRDLVMWNAMIFGYTQNAQGEEALKLFHQLCVAGMRPNEFTFVALVTVASNLASLFHGLQFHSQIIKAGLDFDPHVSNALIDMYAKCGCIEEAWMLFDSTRGRDVVCWNSMISRYAQHGHAEEALKVFQLMRNEDIEPNYVTFVGVLSACSHAGLTEEGLCHFHSMKDKYGIEPGMEHYASVVTLLGRAGKLQEAKEFIEQMPIEPAAVVWRSLLSACREFGNVDLGRYAAEMSILKDPKDSGPYVLLSNIFASKGMWADAEKVRKGMDYFGAVKEPGYSWVEVHKEVHVFIARGREHPEADMIYLVLDGLMQLIKVFGYEPDTTELLMDDIND; this is encoded by the coding sequence ATGACGTTCAAATCCATAGCCGTAAGCGCGGTAGCCTCACCGGTCCTCCGAAATCCCCACGTTAAACGACCTCAAACTCTCGTCCATCTCCTGCAGTCATGCATCTCCGGCCAAACCCACCACCTCCATCTCCAACCAATCCACGCCCAATCCATCATCTCCGGTCTCCGATCAGACCTCTTCTTCAACAACCTTTTGCTGAATGGTTACTCGAAATCCGGCCTCCTTGGGTATGCGCAGGAACTGTTCGAAAGAATGCCAGAAAGAAATATGATCTCTTGGTCCTCGATGATCTCCATGTACACCCAACACAACAGAGAGGAAGAGGCCCTGTGTCTCTTTTCCTCCTTTCGATGGTCCTCCTCTGATCGCCCGAACGAGTTCATCCTAGCCAGTGTCCTGCGTGCCTGTGTTCAATCAGAGGCATTCGATCATGCTGCTCAAGTCCATGGTCTTGTAGCAAAGTTGGGTCTTGATTCGGATGTCTTTGCGGGTACTGCTTTGATCAACTTCTACACGAAAATTGGAGGCATGGATAAGGCAATGTTGATATTTTATGAGCTTCCGGTGACGAATTCAGTGACTTGGACGGCGGTCATCACGGGTTATTCACAGATAGGGAAGAGTGTCACATCCCTACGATTGTTTAACCAAATGAAGGAATCTCGAGTCCAGCCTGATAGATTTGTTCTTTCGAGTGTCATTAGTGCTTGCTCAGCCTTAGATTTTCTTGAAGGAGGGAGGCAAATCCATGGGTATGTGTGTCGAAATGGAACAGAAATGGATGTTTCGATAAATAATGTGCTCATAGATTTGTACTGCAAGTGCTGTAAAGTGAGAATTGCCCGTCGGCTATTTGACTGGATGGTTGTCAAGAACCTGGTCTCATGGACTACGATGATTGCAGGGTGTATGCAGAATTCATTTGATTTGGAAGCAATGAATTTATTTGTTGAAATGAGCAAATTAGGGTGGCGACCTGATGGGTTCGCTTGTACGAGTATTTTGACTTCATGTGGTTCTTTAATGGCCTTACAGCAAGGAAAGCAGGTTCATGGGTATGCCATCAAAGCTAAATTGGAGTCTGACGAGTATGTAAATAATGGTCTTATTGACATGTATGCTAAATGTGGTTCTCTCGTCGATGCAAGAGCGGTCTTTGATGCTATGATTGAACACAATGTCATTTCTTACAATGCTATGATCGAAGGATACGCAAGGCATGAGGAGCTTGTGGAAGCATTTACCCTGTTCAATAGGATGAGATCAGGGTCCCTGCATCCAAGCCTCTTGACGTACGTTAGTCTCCTTGGGTTATCAGCGTCATTATCTGTCATTGATTTAAGCAAGCAGATTCACTGCCTTGTCATTAAAGCTGGTGTGGCATTGGACCTTTATGCTGGTAGTGCTTTGGTTGATGTTTACTCAAAGTGCTTGTGTGCTGATGATGCCAGAGCTGTGTTTGATGAGATGGATCTCAGggatcttgtcatgtggaatgcTATGATTTTTGGATACACCCAGAATGCTCAAGGCGAAGAGGCTCTCAAACTCTTCCATCAACTGTGTGTTGCTGGGATGAGACCCAATGAGTTCACTTTTGTTGCGCTTGTCACAGTTGCTAGCAATCTTGCAAGCCTGTTCCATGGCTTACAATTCCATAGTCAGATCATAAAAGCAGGTTTGGACTTTGATCCTCATGTTTCAAATGCACTTATTGACATGTATGCAAAGTGTGGCTGCATCGAAGAAGCTTGGATGTTGTTTGACTCGACTCGTGGAAGGGATGTTGTTTGCTGGAACTCAATGATTTCAAGATATGCACAGCATGGGCATGCAGAAGAAGCCCTTAAAGTGTTCCAGCTAATGAGAAATGAGGATATTGAACCCAATTATGTTACGTTTGTGGGTGTACTATCAGCATGTAGCCATGCCGGGCTCACTGAGGAAGGACTATGCCATTTTCACTCTATGAAGGACAAATATGGGATCGAACCGGGCATGGAACATTATGCTTCTGTGGTTACGCTTCTGGGTCGTGCAGGGAAATTGCAGGAGGCAAAGGAATTTATTGAGCAGATGCCTATCGAACCTGCTGCAGTGGTGTGGAGGAGCTTGCTCAGTGCATGTCGAGAGTTTGGTAATGTTGATTTGGGAAGGTATGCTGCTGAAATGTCAATCTTGAAGGATCCGAAAGACAGTGGGCCATATGTCCTGTTGTCCAATATATTTGCTTCCAAGGGAATGTGGGCTGATGCGGAGAAGGTGAGAAAGGGAATGGATTATTTTGGGGCAGTAAAAGAACCGGGATACAGTTGGGTTGAAGTACATAAGGAGGTGCATGTATTTATTGCAAGAGGTAGGGAGCATCCGGAGGCAGACATGATCTATTTGGTGTTGGATGGGCTGATGCAGCTAATCAAGGTTTTTGGATATGAACCTGATACTACTGAACTTTTAATGGATGATATAAATGATTGA
- the LOC105052722 gene encoding uncharacterized protein, with product MQALKAGWVGQTFALARRDDFGEKKPRRRRTKEERRAMVESFIKKYRTSNSGKFPSLNLTHKEVGGSFYIVREIVRDIIQENKVLGPGDASLKALNLEAGLEEHASGSTDPGVYLSISSMTHVADHDGMEMSSMANEHQSEESYELVKSDDQEIFASHANDVSVAEVWHDKSSDHLQYSNGPSPYDILFNAQNKEENLQKPSGSMHDNTGIHEQNDPVPQGSLENCGIHKIEQSHPFNQSVSITSPTKGLMLDGKDVEKKSRGVAEATDIFAESNVIPTLTGTDVLPEATISVDFVNSNVSDQLVDQLDSGAKDIFPTATSSINSCDLDLSPLETKELINSQEVSGMQKSEVEVPFMPGNKVPNINSIKSAGTNTSSSVNKEETVLTSMISQTLVSPASETSSTEALPVLQPNDMENMAMKTESASSVSLSPSAMEISDSECSTKHENIASNIDRGSNCSSKSSGKANKELETAEVNPVWATIKAFIDAVIKFWTE from the exons ATGCAGGCTCTAAAAGCTGGCTGGGTTGGGCAAACATTTGCTTTAGCGAGACGGGATGATTTTGGAGAAAAGAAACCTCGCCGTCGACGAACGAAAGAGGAGAGAAGAGCAATGGTCGAATCTTTTATAAAGAA ATACCGTACTTCAAACAGTGGGAAATTTCCTTCTCTAAATCTCACACATAAAGAAGTTGGTGGGTCTTTCTACATTGTACGAGAAATTGTGAGAGATATAATTCAGGAAAATAAAGTGCTAGGTCCTGGTGATGCAAGCTTGAAGGCATTGAATCTTGAAGCTGGCTTAGAGGAGCATGCATCAGGGTCCACAGATCCTGGTGTTTATCTGTCCATATCATCTATGACGCATGTGGCTGATCATGACGGGATGGAAATGTCTTCTATGGCTAATGAACATCAAAGTGAAGAAAGCTACGAATTAGTAAAATCTGATGACCAGGAAATATTTGCATCTCATGCAAATGATGTTTCTGTTGCTGAAGTTTGGCACGATAAATCCTCTGATCATTTGCAGTACTCCAATGGTCCAAgtccatatgatattttatttaatgCACAGAATAAAGAAGAAAACCTACAGAAACCATCTGGGTCGATGCATGACAATACAGGAATTCATGAACAAAATGATCCTGTACCTCAAGGTAGTCTAGAAAACTGTGGAATTCATAAGATTGAGCAGTCACATCCTTTCAATCAGTCTGTATCCATTACTTCTCCAACAAAAGGATTGATGCTGGATGGAAAAGATGTTGAAAAGAAAAGCAGAGGTGTGGCTGAGGCAACTGATATTTTTGCAGAAAGCAATGTTATTCCTACATTAACTGGGACAGATGTTTTACCAGAAGCAACTATCTCTGTTGACTTTGTCAATAGCAATGTATCTGATCAACTGGTGGATCAGTTAGATTCTGGTGCTAAGGATATTTTCCCAACAGCAACTTCTTCTATCAATAGTTGTGACTTAGATTTAAGCCCCCTGGAAACCAAGGAGTTAATCAACTCCCAGGAAGTATCAGGAATGCAAAAATCAGAAGTGGAGGTACCCTTCATGCCAGGCAACAAAGTTCCCAATATAAACAGCATAAAATCTGCAGGAACTAATACTTCCAGTTCAGTTAATAAAGAAGAAACAGTCCTGACATCAATGATTTCACAAACTTTAGTTTCTCCTGCTTCTGAAACTTCAAGCACTGAG GCACTGCCTGTGCTGCAGCCTAATGATATGGAGAACATGGCCATGAAAACAGAAAGTGCTTCAAGTGTATCACTTTCTCCCAGTGCCATGGAAATATCTGACTCTGAATGCAGCACCAAGCATGAAAATATTGCCAGCAATATTGACAGAGGTAGCAATTGTAGCAG CAAATCATCTGGAAAGGCGAATAAGGAATTAGAGACGGCAGAAGTCAACCCAGTTTGGGCAACCATAAAAGCATTTATTGATGCTGTTATCAAATTTTGGACTGAATGA